Genomic segment of Poecile atricapillus isolate bPoeAtr1 chromosome 8, bPoeAtr1.hap1, whole genome shotgun sequence:
aaatcagaaacctTTAGTCTCAAGACAACATCACCATAACCACCAGTAAGCTGAAAGTCTTGGGAAGTGAACTGGGGAATAACTTGGGAAAACTATTTACACTGCTGGCAACTGGAAGTCAAAAGGGCAGGGTGTGAACACAGCAAACCACTAATCCCAAATGTTAAATGAATTAGTTAATGCATAAGCCCAAGAAACCAGGAAAACCACTCAGAATCAGGTCTCTCAGGGGAGAGACAGGAGTTTTTACAGAATCATGAATCCTATCCTGTActgctttgggggaaaaaaacccagccaaaaccaTGGACACAACTTACTAAGTGGGTCTTCCCATATAGATTCCAGGGGTTGGTGTGTGAGGTCTTTTTGTTATAGAAAAGTCTACCCGGATCCTTCTTCCATCCAGCTCCATTCCATTGGCACGTTCCTTTGCCTAAGGAGTGACAGAAGAACATTAGCTGTAGGTATGAACTTCAGCAACTACACATTTCTAACCACTCCTTTAAGTGCAGAAATGTCCTGAAAATGGTTGTTTGGAGGCAGGTCTGAGTGTCATATCTACAGTGAATGCACTGTGTAAGATGCTCTAGGCCAGCTGGACTTAAGTGCCAGTAACCACTGATTAAAATCCTGAAAGGAACACCACCGGGCAATTGTTTCAAAGCCTCTGACATGATTAAGAGCAACCTTTCAACATGCTGATGTAGGGAGATGTAACTACTCCACCACACAATATAAAACATTTACAGGTTAAAAGAACACCACTAAGATATTCAAAGACATCCTTCAAACGACCATAACCTTGAATATAAGATCAGAGTCACAAATATAAAGTAAAAAACCAGGAACActtgtgttttgggtttttttttgtctgccaAGTAGCAGCACCTATACATCAAGCTCCAACCCAACATGAAAGCCTTCATGCCAGATGTGGAAAAGACTGGAGACCTTCTGGAGTAGAGTTTATGCAGAATATAAGCCTTGCTCCAGTCCACGAAGAGCAGCTCTACAAGGACTGGCGTGAGCACAGGATTCTCTGCTGGGTGACTACAGAATTCCCAATTCATTCTGCAGCATTTTTAAGGCCAAATTCCATGATTATCAgattccaaatatttttcaggCTACGAGTTTCCCCTGGCTATACACTGTGACAGAACATACACCCCAGGAGGTCAGAGCCCAACAAACACGGCCCATACTGTGCACCCCAACCTACCTCCTTGGCATCCTCGACGTTCTCGAAGTAGACGAATGCGAACCCTCGGGAGCGCCGTGACTGCTGATCGTACACGATGGAAACGTCGGCAATGGGCCCATACTTGGAGAAAACCTCTCGCAGGTCTCGTTCTGTAGTGTACAGACTCAGCCCAAACACTCCGAGACAACAGTTTGGATCAGGATTTGCCTAAAGGAAGGGACAGAGACATTGGAATGAAATTAGGTTTATTTGCAGTGCAACATATTTCTCAAGTTGTGACTGTCAGGGCTTCAAGATGAACAGCAACAAAGGTGGGGCTGAGATTTAGGCCACCCGCTAATAGCCACTAATAAATTCAACCTACAGGAACAAAAGCCGTTCACAAAACCCCTTTGTGTTTCTCAGGGCACAGAGACGATTCCAGGATGCATCCAGGACACACATACCCTGTTCCCAATGTGACGCCTCCGAGTAGACATGGGGGAATGGCTGTGACTGTGCCGTCGCCGGTAGTCCCGACTGTACGACCTGCTTCTGGATCTCCTGTGGGAGCGGGACCGGGAGCGGGACCTGGTGTAGTGTCTGCGGGAACTCCTCCTTGATCTAGACctgagggaaagaagagaaagataCAGCTTGTTGGGGTGTTTAACATTTCAAAAATCCATCAGATAGTTACAAAAAGCTCAAATAATTGTTTCCCCAAATTCTGCAGCACCACATACCTAAGCTATAATCCATTTACTCACTACTCT
This window contains:
- the TRA2B gene encoding transformer-2 protein homolog beta — protein: MSDSGEQNYGERESRSASRSGSAHGSGKSGRHTPARSRSKEDSRRSRSKSRSRSESRSRSRRSSRRHYTRSRSRSRSHRRSRSRSYSRDYRRRHSHSHSPMSTRRRHIGNRANPDPNCCLGVFGLSLYTTERDLREVFSKYGPIADVSIVYDQQSRRSRGFAFVYFENVEDAKEAKERANGMELDGRRIRVDFSITKRPHTPTPGIYMGRPTYGSSRRRDYYDRGYDRGYDDRDYYSRSYRGGGGGGGGGWRAVQDRDQFYRRRSPSPYYSRGGYRSRSRSRSYSPRRY